In a genomic window of Acropora muricata isolate sample 2 chromosome 2, ASM3666990v1, whole genome shotgun sequence:
- the LOC136897555 gene encoding uncharacterized protein: MSESDEPKKKRPKTLQTEKGDGNCDQEAKDNLLQVLEKLLKILRTLLTEAQENASQSIEEFVADKVRRMGAMIGHYFTAFTSLNVMSRNGLEEMIKQMYKHESIRDLEEELYETEDEWDSFLKDVDAKMNSSTEALKEAELILGSKGPCELQLKDVLTGRHCSLQDLLTSSSTVLILLRHFA, from the exons ATGTCAGAATCAGACGAACCAAAGAAAAAGCGACCGAAAACGTTGCAAACAGAGAAGGGTGATGGAAACTGCGATCAG GAAGCAAAAGATAACCTGCTTCAAGTGCTGGAGAAATTGCTGAAGATTCTAAGAACCCTCTTGACTGAAGCGCAGGAAAATGCAAGTCAGTCAATTGAGGAGTTTGTGGCGGACAAAGTACGTAGAATGGGGGCCATGATTGGTCATTACTTCACAGCATTCACTTCCCTGAATGTGATGTCAAGGAATGGTTTGGAGGAGATGATAAAACAGATGTACAAGCATGAAAGCATCCGTGATTTGGAAGAGGAATTATATGAGACTGAAGATGAGTGGGATAGCTTCTTGAAAGATGTAGATGCTAAGATGAACTCATCAACAGAGGCACTGAAGGAAGCTGAGCTTATTCTAGGATCAAAAGGACCTTGTGAACTTCAGTTAAAAGATGTCTTGACAGGACG ACACTGCTCTCTTCAAGACCTCCTTACTTCATCGTCCACAGTTCTGATTTTGCTGCGACATTTTGCCTGA
- the LOC136897483 gene encoding monocarboxylate transporter 10-like isoform X2 has product MGFVGFVSRSVSVYKLDSPWSWFICFCSTLCMILTIGFSFSLGVLFPVLMEAFHESRERTACVASIVIGVCYASGPFTGAFLNKYGIRISTIIGCLLSSSALAMGSFVDYKNIFLLYVTFSLPFAVGASFIYVSSTVIASLYFEKRRSVALGLITGGQGLGTMILGPALQALQVSVDWRNTFRLFAIALFVLSFTGLLLRQGSPPTCENKDSRKLRFNFKLLKKPSVLIRIILPLFFSFSRMVPYVHLVEHCRDLGIPAEKSSILYLFLGVFASVGRLGGGFLCNLKFMNAGLLFQVATFVMGASTMIMPIANSYGPLVVYAIVFSLSDGAMVTTFIIDLLNSVQESKRASVFGFAMLGGGITALASPPIAGLMADQSGNYTGAFLVAGGVGIISCVVPSFLLCLENDSTVECKIESIEEAKEANEDFSKGCEDKLKISNARRTKYHERELIVLLTARESDV; this is encoded by the exons ATGGGTTTCGTTGGTTTCGTTTCTCGGAGCGTCTCGGTCTACAAACTGGATAGCCCTTGGTCCTGGTTTATATGTTTTTGCTCGACTCTGTGCATGATTCTAACGATAGGATTTTCATTTTCTCTCGGCGTACTTTTTCCCGTTTTAATGGAAGCTTTTCACGAATCTCGAGAGAGAACAG CATGCGTGGCCTCCATCGTAATTGGTGTTTGCTATGCCAGTGGTCCATTTACAGGTGCCTTCCTCAACAAATATGGAATTAGAATTTCCACAATTATCGGATGCTTGCTGTCTTCCTCAGCGCTTGCAATGGGCTCATTTGTGGattacaaaaacattttccttcTTTATGTCACCTTTAGTTTGCCTTTCGCCGTCGGCGCCTCCTTCATTTACGTCTCTTCAACTGTAATCGCGTCTCTGTACTTTGAGAAAAGGAGATCTGTGGCCCTTGGCTTGATAACCGGAGGTCAGGGACTGGGTACTATGATTCTTGGTCCGGCCTTACAGGCCTTACAGGTTTCTGTGGACTGGAGGAACACGTTTCGCTTGTTTGCTATCGCTCTGTTTGTTTTATCATTTACTGGTTTGCTCCTTCGTCAAGGTTCACCGCCTACATGCGAAAATAAAGACTCAAGAAAATTGAGATTTAACTTCAAGTTATTAAAGAAGCCAAGTGTGTTGATAAGAATTATTTTACctttatttttctcattttctcgCATGGTTCCCTACGTGCACTTA GTAGAACACTGCCGAGACCTTGGCATTCCGGCTGAAAAGAGCTCTATTCTTTACCTCTTTCTCGGCGTTTTCGCTTCGGTAGGCCGCCTTGGAGGAGGTTTTTTATGCAACTTGAAGTTTATGAATGCGGGACTTCTATTTCAAGTAGCAACATTTGTCATGGGAGCTTCTACTATGATAATGCCGATAGCAAACTCGTACGGTCCGTTGGTGGTTTATGCTATTGTTTTTAGCTTGTCGGATGGAGCGATGGTGACAACttttatcattgatttattGAATTCGGTCCAGGAGTCGAAACGAGCCTCAGTATTTGGATTCGCAATGCTGGGTGGCGGAATTACTGCTTTGGCTAGTCCACCAATCGCag GTTTAATGGCCGATCAGTCTGGAAACTACACTGGTGCGTTTCTTGTGGCTGGTGGAGTTGGAATCATTTCCTGTGTTGTGCcatctttccttctttgtttAGAAAACGACTCAACGGTGGAGTGCAAAATTGAGTCGATCGAGGAGGCGAAAGAAGCAAACGAAGATTTTAGTAAAGGATGCGAAGATAAACTAAAAATAAGCAACGCGAGAAGAACAAAATATCATGAACGAGAATTAATTGTTTTACTTACGGCAAGGGAGTCTGATGTTTGA
- the LOC136897483 gene encoding monocarboxylate transporter 10-like isoform X1, translating to MGFVGFVSRSVSVYKLDSPWSWFICFCSTLCMILTIGFSFSLGVLFPVLMEAFHESRERTACVASIVIGVCYASGPFTGAFLNKYGIRISTIIGCLLSSSALAMGSFVDYKNIFLLYVTFSLPFAVGASFIYVSSTVIASLYFEKRRSVALGLITGGQGLGTMILGPALQALQVSVDWRNTFRLFAIALFVLSFTGLLLRQGSPPTCENKDSRKLRFNFKLLKKPSVLIRIILPLFFSFSRMVPYVHLVKHCRDLGIPAEKSSILYLFLGVFASVGRLGGGFLCNLKFMNAGLLFQVATFVMGASTMIMPIANSYGPLVVYAIVFSLSDGAMVTTFIIDLLNSVQESKRASVFGFAMLGGGITALASPPIAGLMADQSGNYTGAFLVAGGVGIISCVVPSFLLCLENDSTVECKIESIEEAKEANEDFSKGCEDKLKISNARRTKYHERELIVLLTARESDV from the exons ATGGGTTTCGTTGGTTTCGTTTCTCGGAGCGTCTCGGTCTACAAACTGGATAGCCCTTGGTCCTGGTTTATATGTTTTTGCTCGACTCTGTGCATGATTCTAACGATAGGATTTTCATTTTCTCTCGGCGTACTTTTTCCCGTTTTAATGGAAGCTTTTCACGAATCTCGAGAGAGAACAG CATGCGTGGCCTCCATCGTAATTGGTGTTTGCTATGCCAGTGGTCCATTTACAGGTGCCTTCCTCAACAAATATGGAATTAGAATTTCCACAATTATCGGATGCTTGCTGTCTTCCTCAGCGCTTGCAATGGGCTCATTTGTGGattacaaaaacattttccttcTTTATGTCACCTTTAGTTTGCCTTTCGCCGTCGGCGCCTCCTTCATTTACGTCTCTTCAACTGTAATCGCGTCTCTGTACTTTGAGAAAAGGAGATCTGTGGCCCTTGGCTTGATAACCGGAGGTCAGGGACTGGGTACTATGATTCTTGGTCCGGCCTTACAGGCCTTACAGGTTTCTGTGGACTGGAGGAACACGTTTCGCTTGTTTGCTATCGCTCTGTTTGTTTTATCATTTACTGGTTTGCTCCTTCGTCAAGGTTCACCGCCTACATGCGAAAATAAAGACTCAAGAAAATTGAGATTTAACTTCAAGTTATTAAAGAAGCCAAGTGTGTTGATAAGAATTATTTTACctttatttttctcattttctcgCATGGTTCCCTACGTGCACTTAGTAA AACACTGCCGAGACCTTGGCATTCCGGCTGAAAAGAGCTCTATTCTTTACCTCTTTCTCGGCGTTTTCGCTTCGGTAGGCCGCCTTGGAGGAGGTTTTTTATGCAACTTGAAGTTTATGAATGCGGGACTTCTATTTCAAGTAGCAACATTTGTCATGGGAGCTTCTACTATGATAATGCCGATAGCAAACTCGTACGGTCCGTTGGTGGTTTATGCTATTGTTTTTAGCTTGTCGGATGGAGCGATGGTGACAACttttatcattgatttattGAATTCGGTCCAGGAGTCGAAACGAGCCTCAGTATTTGGATTCGCAATGCTGGGTGGCGGAATTACTGCTTTGGCTAGTCCACCAATCGCag GTTTAATGGCCGATCAGTCTGGAAACTACACTGGTGCGTTTCTTGTGGCTGGTGGAGTTGGAATCATTTCCTGTGTTGTGCcatctttccttctttgtttAGAAAACGACTCAACGGTGGAGTGCAAAATTGAGTCGATCGAGGAGGCGAAAGAAGCAAACGAAGATTTTAGTAAAGGATGCGAAGATAAACTAAAAATAAGCAACGCGAGAAGAACAAAATATCATGAACGAGAATTAATTGTTTTACTTACGGCAAGGGAGTCTGATGTTTGA